In Streptomyces sp. Li-HN-5-11, the sequence CCTCGCCCAGTGGGAGCAGTTGTGCGGGGTGTACCGCTCGCTCGGCCACACCGTCGAGGAGCTCGCCCCCGAGCCGGGCCTGCCCGACATGGTGTTCACGGCGAACGGCGCCACGGTCGTCGGCGGCCGGGTGTTCGGCGCCCGGTTCGCGCACCCGGAGCGGGAGCCGGAGGCCGAGCGGCACCTGGAGTGGTTCGCGGCGCACGGCTTCACCCACCTGCACGTGCCCGTCCACATCAACGAGGGCGAGGGCGACTTCGCCGTCACCGCCTCCTGCCTGCTGGCCGGACGCGGCTTCCGCACCAACCCGCTCGCCCACGGCGAGGCCCAGGAGTACTTCGGCCGGCCCGTGATCGGCCTCGAACTGGTCGACCCCCGCTACTACCACCTCGACCTGGCGCTGGCCGTCCTCGACGACGCGGCGGACGAGATCGCCTACCACCCGCCCGCGTTCTCCCCCGGCAGCCGGGAGGTACTGCGGCGGCTCTTCCCCGACGCGCTGATCGCCGGCGAGGAGGACACGGCCGCGTTCGGCCTGAACGCCGTCTCCGACGGCCTCCACGTGATCCTCCCGCACACCGCGACCGGCCTCCACGGCCCCCTGCGCGACCGCGGCTTCGAACCGGTCCCCGTCGACCTGAGCGAGCTCCACAAGGGCGGCGGCAGCGCGAAGTGCTGCTCCCAGGAGCTGCGTGCCTGACCGGGGATTACGACGCCGAGTCGGCCGGGGGCCACGCGTCGCCCCAGTCCGTGTCGCGGGCCGCCTTGTAGAGGTCGCCGTGGCGTTTCGTGATCGTGCGGCGGACGAGCTGCTCGTCGGACTCGCAGAGGTCGAGAAGCACCTGGCCCTTGCGGATCTGCGGGCGCCGGACCACGCGGGAGTGCGCGGGGTCGGCAGGGAGGCGGGTGGCCGCGACGTAGCCGAACTTCTCGTCCTCGTAGGCGAGGGAGCCGCCCTTGACCTGCCGGTGCAGGGAGGAACGGCTGACCCGGGCCGAGAAGTGGCACCAGTCCGTGCCGGGGACGATCGGGCAGGCGGCGCTGTGCGGGCAGGGCGCGGCGACGCGGAAGCCCGCGCGGACGAGGCGGTCGCGGGCCTCGATGATCCGGTCGTACCCCGCGGGGGTGCCGGCCTCCACGATCACGACCGCCTGTGCGGCGGCCGCGGCCGCGTCGACGAGGGCGGCCCGGTCGGCCTCGGCGAGTTCGTTGAGGACGTACGACACCGTGACCAGATCGGTGCTTGCGAGGGCGAGCTCTGCTCCGATCCGGGCGCGCTGCCAACGGGCGTCCTTCAGTGCGGGGTGGGCGGCGGCGATCTCCCGGCCGAGGGCGAGCGCGGGTTCGGCCCAGTCGAGCACGGTCACCGGCCGCACCCCGTCCCAGGTGGCGCTGACGGCCCAGGTCGCGGCGCCCGTCCCGCCGCCGACGTCCACATGGCTGCCGGGCGCCCATCCGGGCACGGCGTCCGCGAACGCCGCCAGCGCCGACCGTACCGCCTCGAACGTGGCCGGCATCCGGTAAGCGGCGTACGCCACCACGTCGGCGCGGTCGCGCAGGATCGGCGCGTCGGTCGGAGTGCTCCCCCGGTAGTTGGCGATCAGCCGCTCCACCGCCCCGGCGGCCTGCCGGGGCGGGAGCCCGTCGAGCAGACCGGAGAGGGCCGCGCGGAGAGTCTCCGAGGGTGCTGCGGGCTCGTTCACCCGGCGATTCTACGAGGCGCCCCGCCGGCTGCTCCACGAGCGGAGCGGGTGGCGGATCTCGCTGGGGTGCCGGCCGGTGGTGCCGGCGGTGACGGGGACGGAGCAGCCCGCGATGCGGTGCAGGACGACCGCCCGGTGTTCGGGGGTTCGGTCGGTGTTCAGGGGCAGCGGACTGGTCCGGGCGTCGATGCAGCACGCGCCGGTTGCCGCTGCCCGTGGGGCGAAGGGCGCGCAGGGGCAGCCGGGCGGTTACTACCACTCGAGGCGGGAGTTGGTTCGCCAAGTCCCGGCGCCTGCGCCTGCTGGACCGTGCCGGAACGGTGCACCGGAGCGGGGCTGAGTCCGTCGGGGCTGTCCGAGGGCACGGTCGCAGGCGCCGCCGCACGAACGTCGCTCACGCTCCTCTGACCGCCCGCGCCAGCCGTGTCGCCGCCGCTGCCCGCGGCCCGCTGTCCGGCGGCCGTCTGCGCGGGTGCACCGTGTTCGCCAGCAGGATCAGGAAGGTGTCCGTCGCCGGGTCCAGGACCAGCGAGGTGCCCGTGAAGCCCGTGTGGCCCGCCGCTCCCCTTCCCGCCAGTTCTCCCATGAACCACTCCTGGTCCACGAGGAAGCCGAGCCCGGGCGGGGTCAGCAGCAGCTCCACGAAGTCGGGGCCGAGGATGCGGGCGGGGCCGTAGGAGCCGCCGGCCAGCAGGGTGCGGCAGAAGACCGCCAGGTCCGGTGCCGTGGAGAACAGGCCCGCGTGACCGGCCACCCCGCCCAGCGCCCAGGCGTTCTCGTCGTGCACCTCCCCGCGCAGCATCCCCCGGTCCGCCTTGGCCCACGGCCGCCGCTGGTCCTCGGTCGCCGCCGCGCCGGGGCAGGGCCCGAAGCGCGTCGAGGTCATGCCCAGCGGGCGGGTGATCCCCTCGTGGATCAGCACGTCGAGGGCGCGGCCGGTGGCGCGCTCCAGGACGTGTTGCAGCAGCAGCGGGTTCAGGTCGGAGTAGACGGGGGCGCCGGGGGCTCTCGCCGGCGGCTCCGCCCGCAGCATCGCGAGCCGGGAGGCGTCGTCCGGGCAGTCGTACAGGGGGAGTTCGGGGCGCAGGCCCGAGGTGTGGGTGAGCAGCTGCCGTACGGTGATGCCGTGCCGGGCGGCGGCGGGGAAGTCGGGCAGGTACGCGCCCACGCGCGCGTCGATGCCGAGCGTGCCGCGCTCGATCTGCTGCACCGCGGCGACCGCAGTGAACAGCTTGGTCAGCGAGGCGAGGTCGAAGGGCGTGTCGACGGTCGTCGCCACCCGCGCCGCGGGCGGCAGTTCGACACCGCGGTCGGTCTCCGGGTCGTAGCGCGCGTACCGTACGGCCCATCCCGCCGCCTCCGCGACCGCGATGACCGGGCCGCGCCCGGCCACCACCACGGCGCCCGGCGCCCAGGGGTGCTCCCCCCTGGTACGGGTTCGGACCTCGCGGACGAGGTGACGGAGTTCCACGGGGTCGAGTCCGGCCCTCTCCGGTGTGTCCGCGCGCAGTCTCGGTGCGCTCAGCTGTCCGCTCCCTCCGCGCCCGCAGGTGCATTCCCGGGACGGCACATTCCCACGAAGCAGGCCAGCGCCACCAGTGCGGCGGCCAGCTGGACGATCGCCATGGGCACGGCGGTGTGCTCCCCGGCGATCCCGACGAGCGGGGAGGCCACCGCGCCGACGAGGAAGGAGGACGCGCCGAGCAGGGCGGACGCCGTACCGGCGGCATGCCGGGTGCGCATCAGGGCGAGCGCCTGGGCGTTGGGCATGGTGACGCCCATCGCGGACATCAGCACGAACAGCGCGGCGGCCACCGGGGCGAGCCCGACCTCGCCGAGTGCCCCGGAGGCCATCAGCAGCAGGGCGGTCGCGGCCAGGACGACGACCGTGAGGCCGACGGCCAGCACCCGGTCCAGACGGACCCGGCCCACCAGCACCTTGCCGTTGATCTGGCCGACGGCGACCAGTCCCACCGAGTTGAGCCCGAACAGCAGGCTGAACGTCTGCGGGGAGGCCCCGTAGATCTCCTGGATCACGAAGGGGGACGCGCTGATGTACGCGAAGAGCGCGGCGAAGGCGAAACCGCCCACGAGCATGTACCCGGCGAAGGCGCGGTCGGCGAGCAGCCGGCGCATCGAGCCCAGCGCCTCGCCGATGCCGCCGCGGAGCCTGCCCGGGGCTCCCGGCTCCTCCTGAGCGGGGGTTGCGCCCGTCGCGGTCGGCAGGGTCTCCGGGAGCCGCGCCCACACGAGCGCGCCCAGCAGCGCCCCCACCGCCGTCAGGACGACGAACACGCCCCGCCAGTCGGTCACCCTGAGGATCTGCCCGCCGATCAGCGGTGCCACGATCGGCGCGACCCCGCCGACGAGCATCAGCGTCGAGAAGAAGCGGGCCATGGCCACACCGTCGTACAGGTCCCGCACGACCGCCCGGGCGATCACGATCCCGGCCGCGCCCGCGAGCCCCTGCGCCAGCCGGAAGGCGACGAGGGCCTCCACGTCGGGCGCGAGTGCGCACAGGGCGGTGGCGAGGACGTAGACGGCCAGTCCGGCGAGCAGCGGGCGCCTGCGGCCCCACCGGTCGCTCATCGGGCCGACCACCAGCTGCCCGAGCGCCATTCCGGCCAGGCAGGCGGTGAGGGTGAGCTGCACGGTGGCGGCCGGGGCGTGCAGGGAACGGGTGACCTCCGGGAGCGAGGGGAGGTACATGTCCATCGCCAGCGGGGGTGTGGCGGTCAGTCCGCCGAGGATCAGGGTCACCAGCAGGCCGGTGCGGCGGGCCGGCCGGGTGGCCTCCGCTGCCGTGTCCGCCGCCGTGTCCGTCTCCGGCGCGGCGGCCCGCGGCCCCGGCACGGCCGCCCGCGGCTCCGCCTGTGACGCGTGCGGCGGTGACGCCCCGCCCTCGGACATGTGTCCCTCCCTCTCCGGCTGCTGTGCCACCTATGCTCTCAGCTCGTACGCGGTGGCGAGGAACATGTGAACGAGTGCGAGGGTGGGGTCCGGAATGTCCGTGACGACGGAGCAGAGGGTGCGCTGGGGGATTCTCGCGACCGGCGGGATCGCGGCCGCGTTCGCGGCGGACCTGGTGGATCTGCCGGACGCGGAGCTGGTGGCGGTGGCCTCGCGCAGCGAGGAGGCGGCGAAGGCGTTCGCGGAACGGTTCGGGATTCCGCGGGCGTACGGCGACTGGACGGCGCTCGCGCGGGACGCGGACATCGATGTCGTCTACGTGGCCACCCCGCACTCCGCCCACCGGGCCGCCGCGGGCCTGTGCCTTCAGGAGGGCCGGAACGTGCTGTGCGAGAAGCCGTTCACGCTGAACGTGCGGGAGGCCGAGGAGCTCGTCTCGCTGGCGCGGGAACGCGGGCGGTTCCTGATGGAGGCCATGTGGACGTACTGCAATCCGCTGGTACGCCGTCTGAAGGCGCTGGTCGACGACGGCGCGATCGGCGAGGTGCGCACCGTGCAGGCGGACTTCGGCCTGGCCGGCCCCTTCCCGCCCTCGCACCGCCTGCGCGACCCGCACCTGGGCGGCGGGGCTCTGCTCGACCTCGGCGTGTATCCGGTGTCGTTCGCGCAGCTGCTGCTCGGCGAACCGTCGGACGTGACGGCGAGGGCGGTGCTCTCCCCCGAGGGCGTCGACCTGCAGACCGGCGCCCTGCTCTCCTTCGACGGCGGCGCGCTGGCGTCCGTCCACTGCTCCATCACCGGCGGCACGGCGACCTGTGCCTCCGTCACGGGCTCCAGGGGCCGTATCGACATCCCGTCCGGTTTCTTCCACCCGGACCGGTTCGTCCTGCACCGTGACGGCCGTGACCCGCAGGAGTTCGCCGCCGATCCGGCGGACGGGCCGCGCACCAGTTTCCGGCACGAGGCGCTGGAGGTGATGCGCGCGCTGCGGGCGGGCGAGGCCGAGTCGCCGCTCGTGCCGCTGGACGGCACCCTCGCCGTGATGCGGACGCTGGACGCGGTCCGGGAGCGGATCGGGGTGCGCTATCCGGGAGAGGTCGCCGAGCCCGCGCCGGCCTGACCCGGGTTCCCTCGTAGGCTGCGTTGGCATGACTGACGCCTCGACTGATGCCATGACCGACGCCATGACCGACGCGGCCACCGGCGGGCGCGCGAAGGTCGCCGTGGTGACCGGCGCGGGCTCCGGGATCGGGCGGGCCGTCGCGGTGGAACTGCTGCGCGCGGGCTGGTCCGTGGCGCTGGCGGGGCGGCACACCGGGACCCTGGAGGAGACCGCGGCCCTCGTCCCCGAGGCCGCCTCCCTGACCGTGCGCACCGACGTGGCACGGCCCGAGGACGTGGCCGGGCTGTTCGCCGCCGCCGTCGGGCGGTTCGGGCGGGTCGACCTGCTGTTCAACAACGCGGGGACGTTCGGTCCCGGCGGCGTGCCGGTCGAGGACCTGTCCTACGAGGCTTGGCGGCACGTGGTGGACACCAACCTCAACGGGGCGTTCCTGTGCGCGCAGGCGGCGTACCGGCAGATGAAGGAGCAGCACCCGCAGGGCGGCCGGATCATCAACAACGGCTCCGTCTCGGCGCACACGCCCCGGCCGCACTCGGCGCCCTACACCGCCACCAAGCACGCCCTGACCGGTCTGACCAAGGCGCTGTCCCTGGACGGGCGGCCGTACCGCATCGCGGTGGGGCAGATCGACATCGGCAACGCGGCCACCGACATGACGTCCGGTATGCGGACAGGCGCCCTGCAGGCCAACGGGGAGGTCGTGCCGGAGCCGGTGATGGACGTCGCCGATGTGGCGCGCACCGTACGGCACATGGCGGAGCTGCCGTTGGAGGCGAACGTGCAGTTCGCCACGGTCCTGGCGACGACGATGCCGTACGTGGGGCGCGGCTGAACGCCGGCCGCGCCGGCCCCGAGAGGCAATCTGCACAAGCGGAATGTAGAACTCCGTACCATATGGGCCGGTGACGGGCCTATGCTCGACGTCTCCCCCCACGAGACCTTCACAGCGAACTTCACAGTTGGAGCAGCGGGCTTCCGCGAGACCACACAGTGGGGGGGAGGCGGCGGCCGTTTCACGGCACCGGTTGGGGGCGGATCCCGCGCGGGACGCGGGGTGCGCACCGGTGCGTGGAACGGCCGCCGCGTGTGTTCAGCGCCGGTGGCGTCCGCGCGACTCGCCTGCGGCCGGCGCTCCCGGTGCGGGCTCCGAGCCCGCTGCCGGCCGCGAGCCCGCTGCTGCCGCCCTCGAACCGGGCCCCGACGCGGAGGACTCCGGTCCGGAGGCCGCCGCCCCGGGTGACGCCGCCCCCGAGGCCGCCGATCCGGAGGCCGCCGATCCGGAGGCCGCCGAAGCCTTCCTCAACCGTCGGCGCAGCGCCCACACCCCGCCCGCGAGCAGCGCGACCGTCCCGGCCCCGCCCTCCAGCAGCCGCCAGGCCGAGGGGCTGTGCGCCGCCGCGCCGGACGCCCCTGCGGCGCCCTGGGCGTTCTGCCGCGTGGAGGCTGAGCCCGCCCTCGCCCCGCCCTCGCTCAGCGGCTCGACCAGCGTGCCCACGGCCTGCGCGGAACCGCCCTGCGTGAAGCCCCAGTCGAGGAGGGCGGCGGTCTCCTCGTAGACGGCGTTGCTGCCGGCCGCCGGGTGCATCACCGTGACGAGCAGGGTGCGGCCCCCGCGGACGGCCGCTCCGGTGAAGGTGTTTCCGGCGTGGCTGGTGTAGCCGTTCTTCACGCCGATCAGTCCGCCGTACGTCTTCAGGCCCCAGCTGCCGGTAAGCAGGCGGTCGGTGTTCTGGATCTGGAAGGTCTTTCTCCCGCCTGCCGGGAAGTCGGCGGTCCGGGTGGCGCAGTACGAGCGGAAGTCGTCGTTCTTCAGCCCGTGCCGGGCGAACAGGGTCAGGTCGTAGGCGGAGGACAGCTGGCCGGGGTGGTCGTAGCCGTCGGGGCTGACCACGTGGGTGTCCAGGGCCTGCAGGTCGTCGGCCTTGGCCTGCATCTCGGCGACCGTCCGCGGCACGCCGCCGTTCATGTGGGCGAGCACATGGACCGCGTCGTTGCCCGAGCGCAGGAACACGCCCTGCCACAGCTGTTCGACGGTGTAGGTGGTCCCGGGCTGGATCCCGACGAGACTGGAGCCCTCGGGGATTCCGGCCAGGTCGGCCTCGGTGACCGTGTGCCGCTCGGTGCGGGCGAACTTCTTCAGCACCGTGTCCGCGAACAGCATCTTCAGGGTGGACGCGGGCGCGAGGCGCTGGTGCGCCTGGTAGGACGCGAGCACCTCACCCGTCTCGCAGTCGGCGACGAGCCAGGCTCGGGCGGTGAGCTTCCTGGGCAGACCGGTGGCGCCGCGCACCTGCACGCCGCCCTGGGCCAGTCGCTCACCGCCCACCGCGGTGGGGCCCGCGGCGCCGACGGCGGCAGGCGCGGCCGCGGCCGGGCCGCCGGCCGCGGTCACCAGCGGGGCGGCCAGGGGTGCGGCCGCCGTCAGGGCGAGCAGGGAACGCCGGGTCATGTGAGGGGACCGTGAATCGCGCACGTCGGGACGGTACAGACTGAGACTGTGCCGACGCACAGAGGGTCCTCAAAGCCCGGTCAAAGGATCATCAAAGGCGGGGTGTCGTCGCTCACGCCTGCCCGGTCTCGAAGCGGGTGATGCGGCCGTCGCCGGCGACGACGAAGCTCCAACGGGTGCGCATCTCGCCCCAGGTGTCGTTGCTGTACCGGGCGATGAGGGCGCGGCCGCCCCGGGACTCGTTGTCGACCTCCAAGTGGCCGTGTGTGGAGAAGATCTCCTGCTCGACCCACTCGGCGAGGTCCCGGTCCGAGCCGTCGTCCGACATGGTCGCGCCGGGCGCGAGGAGTTGCATGAAGCCCTCGCGGTCGTGGGCGTTGACGGCGGTGACGAAGGCACGGACGGCCGGGTCGCTGAGTCTGGCGGTCTGAATCGTCATGTCGGCAGCGTCACACCGGTGTCCCGGCCCCGCCACCCGAACGGCACCCCGGGCGGGCCGGACGGGTGTGGGCGGTGCGACGGTGGAAAGGCGAAGGGGATCTGTTTCCGCTGTCTGCCCGGGGAGTCACCGTGACCTGTTACGACCGACGTGATCTGGGCCTGCTGCTGCTCCGGCTGGGCACCGGCGGCGTGCTGGCCGCGCACGGGGCGCAGAAGCTGCTCGGCTGGTTCGGCGGAGGGGGGATCGAGGGGACCGGCCGGTACATGGAGTCCGTCGGATACCGCCCGGGGAAGGCGAGCGCGACGGCCGCGGGGCTGGCGGAGGCGGGCGGCGGTCTGCTGCTGGCCCTGGGGCTGGCCACCCCGGCGGCGGGCGCGTCGGCGGCCGGCGCCATGGCGGGCGCGGCCGCCGTGCACGCCCCCAACGGCTTCTTCGCGCAGGGCGGCGGCTACGAGTACGCGGCCTCCCTCGGCCTGGCCTCCGCCGGCCTCGCGGTCGCGGGCCCGGGGCGCCTGTCCGTGGACCACGCCCTCGGCCACGCGGTCAACCGCGGCTGGATGGTCCCCGCGGCGTTCGCCGCGGCGGCCTCGGCGACGGCAGTTGTCGTGGGCGCACGCCTCAAGCGGCTGCGGCGGGAGAAGGAGGGCGAGCAGGAGGCGCTGTTCGAGGAGGAGTTGATGGAGTAGGCGCGAGCTGGGGCCCCGTCAGCCGGCAGCGTGGCGAGACGTCGGCCGGGAGTCGTCTCGTCCAGTGCGTTCTGTTCGATGAGGGAGCCGGGCCGTGGCAGGCTGCGGTCCATGAGCGCTCACGACTCCGGCACTCCCCCGGCCCCGCCCGCGGACCTGTGGTCCTCCATCGACGACCTGTGGGCCTGGCTCGACGCGCACCGGTCCCGCGACGGCCACGAGGGCCTGCTGCTGCGCATGCTGAAGCTGTCGGAGGAGGTCGGCGAGGTCGCCGAGGCGGTGATCGGCGCGACGGGCCAGAACCCGCGCAAGGGCACCACCCACACCTGGGACGACGTGCAGGCGGAACTGTGCGACGTGGTGATCACGGCCCTGGTCGCCCTGCGCACGCTGACCCCTCGGACCCGCGAGGTCTTCACCGGCCACCTGGCCGCGGTCAGGGAACGCTCCCTCGCCGCGGGCCGGCCCGGCTGACGCTCGGTGTGCCGGGCCGTCTCTCAGAGCTTCGGCGAAGTGGCGTGACGTCCGCGTCGTGATCACGTGGGCCCGAGCGGAGCGAGCGGTCGGTGGGTGTCGCAGCGTCACGCCGCAGTGCGGGGGCGATGTTGGTCTTCCCGGCAGTTGTAAGAGATCCGGCCCTGCCGCACATCTCCCGGTTGACGGCCCGACGGCTGTCGACGGCCGGAACCATGGAGGTGCCGTGATACGACGACGAACAACCGCTGATGAACATGGGGACCCCGACGGACACAGGGCACTGGAAGCCCTCTACGCGGCTCATGCCGACCGGGTCCGGGCGTATCTCCTGCACCGCACGGACCGGGAGACAGCACAGGACATCCTGTCGGAGACCTTCGTGCTGGCCTGGCGCAAGTCCGGGTCCGTGCCCGACGACGCCCTACCGTGGCTGCTCGCCTCAGCACGGCGGCTGCTCGCCAACCGTGTGCGATCCGACCAGCGCCACCGGGCGCTCACCGAGCGCATGGCGGCGATGGCCGACCGGGCAGGGGCGGAGGAGATCGGTGACGCGGTAGGGACGCGTACGGAGGTGGCGGCCGCGCTGTCGGCGCTGTCCGAGCAGGACCGGGAGACGCTGCTGCTGAGCGCCTGGTACGGCCTGACGGCCCGACAGGCGGCCGCGGTCCTGGGCTGCACCACCACCGCCTTCGCCGTGCGTCTGCACCGGGCACGCAAACGCTTCAGGGCAGCGCTGACCCGCGCGGAGCAAGAACAGCCCGTCCCGGTTGCGCACCCCCACCCCCATCCCCGCTTCGCCCAGCAGGAGTCAGCATGAAGCAGAGCGCCACCGAGCAGAGCCAGACTCCCGACCTCGTCGCCATCCGTGCACTGCGCCCTGACGCCGATGGCACCGGCGGCTGGGCGAAGTCCGCCGACGGTCAGGCCGTACTGCGGGACATCCTGCGGCGCACCGAACAGCCGCCCGCCGCGGTCGGCTCCGGAAAGCGCCGGCGCCTGGTCCTGGTGGGCGCGGCCACGGCCGCACTCCTCGCAGGTGCCACGGCCACGGCCGTGGCCACCCTCGGACCATGGGAGGAGGACGGGCGCAACGTCATGTGCGCCCGCACCCTGTCGGCCGACGCGGACCTGAGCCAGCTGCCGTTGAAGACCAAGTTCGATCCGCGGGCTGCCGCCCGTTCCTGCGCGGCAGCCTGGCAGCGGATGTGGGGCGAGTCCGCGGCCGGCACGGGACCGGACACCCCCAGGCCGACCCGGTTCGTGGCCTGCTACCTGCCTCATGCGCAGCCCGACCACGGCGAGTCCTCGGACACCGACGGCCAGGGCGCCCTCGGCGCCCCGGTGATCTATCCGGCGGACGGCCGTCCCACGGAGAAGGCGGCCTGCGCGGCCATCGGATCCAGGCCTGTGGCGGGCGGTTGAGGGATGCCGACGTCTGTGGCTGTGGAACGCTCCACGGCCACTGAACCAGGTCCGCGCGCCCATTCAGGCAATGCACTGCGGGCGAACGGGAAAAGACACAGCCGGTAAGTGAACGGCCTCCGTCGTGAGAGTAATTTTTTACCCGTTCTGTGCAACCGACCGGACCATACCCACGTCTCCGATATGGCGGACGTGTCGCCCCCTTCCGGCCTTCATGATTTCTCCAACTTCTCCACCTCCTCTCTGGCCCACAAATAAATCGGACTATACGCTTTATGCATGCACGTCGCCTATGCGCGTAGAGCGCGCAGGCGACGTGCGCAGCCGGCGTGTGCGCCGACTGCGTCTGACCGGAAAGCGGTTGGCCAGAAAAGACGGGAAAAGCATGCAGCGTCGCGTTGTCATTACCGGGAGGTCTCTCCTCACGGTGGAACTGATGGCAGAGTCGCTCAACCGAGAGGAGGATTTCGATGTGGTGGCCCGCGTCAGCGGCTACCACAGGCTGATCGAAGTCGTGGAGCGCACGGATGCGGAGGTCGCACTGATAGACCCCGAAAGGATCGACGGGGACTGCCTCACGACGGCCGGCGAGTTACGCAAGGTGCGTCCCCAGTGCAGAGTGGTGCTGACCGTGGACGCTCCCACGCGGACCTTCGTGGACCGCGCCCTGCGAGCAGGAGTGCTGAGCATCGTCCCGAAGAGCGCCGGGCTGCGCAGACTGATCGAGTCGGTGCGCGGCGTCGCCTCGGGGCAGGTGATCATGGATCCGCGGCTGTTGTCCGCCGCGGGCGCGGAAGGCGGCCCGTTGACCGACCGCGAGGCCGACGTACTGCGGCTCACGGCTTCGGGAGCGTCGGTCAAGGAGATGGCGGAGGAGCTTTATCTGTCGGCGGGGACGATCCGCAATCTGGCCTCGGCGGCGATCAAGAAGCTCGACGCCCGCAACCGCTACGACGCGGTGCGCATAGCGACCGAACGGTGTTGGATCTGACCAGCCGACCAGCAGACGCATCCGCCGGTTCCCCGGGGCGGGTCGTCCCCGGGGGCCGGCAACGGCGCTCACTGTTCGCGGCAGAACTCGTCGATGGGATAGCCGACATGGCGATCGGCCGTCGGCAGGTGGCCGAGGATTCTGTCCCCGGGGCGGAGTTCCGTGCTGTTCAGCACCGCACCCCCCGGACCGAGCACCCTGACGTGCCAGTCGTCCTGGAGGATGAGGTTCACCGTCTGCCCGCCCGACGCCACCGCGTCGACGGAGATCAGCGGCCGTGTCTCGATCTTGACCCGCCCCACGCTGACCACGCGGGTGCGCCCCTGCGTGTCGACGGCCAGCACCTTGCTGCCCGCGGTCAGCTCGCTCAGGTACTGGGTCCGGCCGTGGCTGGAGACGGTGTAGGAGTGGATCGCGCCCGCGTTGACCCTGAAGGGCCTCGTCGGCATATAGGGCAGGGGATGGGTCTCGC encodes:
- the ddaH gene encoding dimethylargininase yields the protein MCPPAHFDVTYSINPWMDPAKPADASLALAQWEQLCGVYRSLGHTVEELAPEPGLPDMVFTANGATVVGGRVFGARFAHPEREPEAERHLEWFAAHGFTHLHVPVHINEGEGDFAVTASCLLAGRGFRTNPLAHGEAQEYFGRPVIGLELVDPRYYHLDLALAVLDDAADEIAYHPPAFSPGSREVLRRLFPDALIAGEEDTAAFGLNAVSDGLHVILPHTATGLHGPLRDRGFEPVPVDLSELHKGGGSAKCCSQELRA
- a CDS encoding small ribosomal subunit Rsm22 family protein codes for the protein MNEPAAPSETLRAALSGLLDGLPPRQAAGAVERLIANYRGSTPTDAPILRDRADVVAYAAYRMPATFEAVRSALAAFADAVPGWAPGSHVDVGGGTGAATWAVSATWDGVRPVTVLDWAEPALALGREIAAAHPALKDARWQRARIGAELALASTDLVTVSYVLNELAEADRAALVDAAAAAAQAVVIVEAGTPAGYDRIIEARDRLVRAGFRVAAPCPHSAACPIVPGTDWCHFSARVSRSSLHRQVKGGSLAYEDEKFGYVAATRLPADPAHSRVVRRPQIRKGQVLLDLCESDEQLVRRTITKRHGDLYKAARDTDWGDAWPPADSAS
- a CDS encoding serine hydrolase domain-containing protein; the encoded protein is MPSRECTCGRGGSGQLSAPRLRADTPERAGLDPVELRHLVREVRTRTRGEHPWAPGAVVVAGRGPVIAVAEAAGWAVRYARYDPETDRGVELPPAARVATTVDTPFDLASLTKLFTAVAAVQQIERGTLGIDARVGAYLPDFPAAARHGITVRQLLTHTSGLRPELPLYDCPDDASRLAMLRAEPPARAPGAPVYSDLNPLLLQHVLERATGRALDVLIHEGITRPLGMTSTRFGPCPGAAATEDQRRPWAKADRGMLRGEVHDENAWALGGVAGHAGLFSTAPDLAVFCRTLLAGGSYGPARILGPDFVELLLTPPGLGFLVDQEWFMGELAGRGAAGHTGFTGTSLVLDPATDTFLILLANTVHPRRRPPDSGPRAAAATRLARAVRGA
- a CDS encoding multidrug effflux MFS transporter — protein: MSEGGASPPHASQAEPRAAVPGPRAAAPETDTAADTAAEATRPARRTGLLVTLILGGLTATPPLAMDMYLPSLPEVTRSLHAPAATVQLTLTACLAGMALGQLVVGPMSDRWGRRRPLLAGLAVYVLATALCALAPDVEALVAFRLAQGLAGAAGIVIARAVVRDLYDGVAMARFFSTLMLVGGVAPIVAPLIGGQILRVTDWRGVFVVLTAVGALLGALVWARLPETLPTATGATPAQEEPGAPGRLRGGIGEALGSMRRLLADRAFAGYMLVGGFAFAALFAYISASPFVIQEIYGASPQTFSLLFGLNSVGLVAVGQINGKVLVGRVRLDRVLAVGLTVVVLAATALLLMASGALGEVGLAPVAAALFVLMSAMGVTMPNAQALALMRTRHAAGTASALLGASSFLVGAVASPLVGIAGEHTAVPMAIVQLAAALVALACFVGMCRPGNAPAGAEGADS
- a CDS encoding Gfo/Idh/MocA family oxidoreductase is translated as MSVTTEQRVRWGILATGGIAAAFAADLVDLPDAELVAVASRSEEAAKAFAERFGIPRAYGDWTALARDADIDVVYVATPHSAHRAAAGLCLQEGRNVLCEKPFTLNVREAEELVSLARERGRFLMEAMWTYCNPLVRRLKALVDDGAIGEVRTVQADFGLAGPFPPSHRLRDPHLGGGALLDLGVYPVSFAQLLLGEPSDVTARAVLSPEGVDLQTGALLSFDGGALASVHCSITGGTATCASVTGSRGRIDIPSGFFHPDRFVLHRDGRDPQEFAADPADGPRTSFRHEALEVMRALRAGEAESPLVPLDGTLAVMRTLDAVRERIGVRYPGEVAEPAPA
- a CDS encoding SDR family oxidoreductase codes for the protein MTDAATGGRAKVAVVTGAGSGIGRAVAVELLRAGWSVALAGRHTGTLEETAALVPEAASLTVRTDVARPEDVAGLFAAAVGRFGRVDLLFNNAGTFGPGGVPVEDLSYEAWRHVVDTNLNGAFLCAQAAYRQMKEQHPQGGRIINNGSVSAHTPRPHSAPYTATKHALTGLTKALSLDGRPYRIAVGQIDIGNAATDMTSGMRTGALQANGEVVPEPVMDVADVARTVRHMAELPLEANVQFATVLATTMPYVGRG
- a CDS encoding serine hydrolase, producing the protein MTRRSLLALTAAAPLAAPLVTAAGGPAAAAPAAVGAAGPTAVGGERLAQGGVQVRGATGLPRKLTARAWLVADCETGEVLASYQAHQRLAPASTLKMLFADTVLKKFARTERHTVTEADLAGIPEGSSLVGIQPGTTYTVEQLWQGVFLRSGNDAVHVLAHMNGGVPRTVAEMQAKADDLQALDTHVVSPDGYDHPGQLSSAYDLTLFARHGLKNDDFRSYCATRTADFPAGGRKTFQIQNTDRLLTGSWGLKTYGGLIGVKNGYTSHAGNTFTGAAVRGGRTLLVTVMHPAAGSNAVYEETAALLDWGFTQGGSAQAVGTLVEPLSEGGARAGSASTRQNAQGAAGASGAAAHSPSAWRLLEGGAGTVALLAGGVWALRRRLRKASAASGSAASGSAASGAASPGAAASGPESSASGPGSRAAAAGSRPAAGSEPAPGAPAAGESRGRHRR
- a CDS encoding nuclear transport factor 2 family protein encodes the protein MTIQTARLSDPAVRAFVTAVNAHDREGFMQLLAPGATMSDDGSDRDLAEWVEQEIFSTHGHLEVDNESRGGRALIARYSNDTWGEMRTRWSFVVAGDGRITRFETGQA
- a CDS encoding DoxX family membrane protein, with amino-acid sequence MTCYDRRDLGLLLLRLGTGGVLAAHGAQKLLGWFGGGGIEGTGRYMESVGYRPGKASATAAGLAEAGGGLLLALGLATPAAGASAAGAMAGAAAVHAPNGFFAQGGGYEYAASLGLASAGLAVAGPGRLSVDHALGHAVNRGWMVPAAFAAAASATAVVVGARLKRLRREKEGEQEALFEEELME